The following is a genomic window from Amycolatopsis australiensis.
CGCGCCGAGCGCGGGTTCGCCTACGCCAAGGACTCGCCGCTGGACATGCGGATGGACCCCACCACCGGGTTCACCGCCGCCGACGTGCTCAACACCTACCCGCCCGGCGAACTGGTCCGCATCCTGCGGGACTACGGCGAGGAACGGTTCGCGCAGCGGATCGTCAAGGCGATCGTGGCCGCGCGCGAGAAAGAGCCCTTCACCCGCAGCGGGCGCCTGGTCGAGCTGCTCTACGACGCGGTGCCGGCCGCCACCCGGCGCACCGGCGGCCACCCGGCCAAGCGCACGTTCCAGGCGCTGCGGATCGAGGTCAACGGCGAGCTGGAGGTGCTCCGCCGGGCGATGCCCGCCGCGCTGGGCGCGCTCGCGATGCACGGCCGGATCGTCGTCGAGTCCTACCAGTCACTGGAAGACCGCCTGGTCAAGCAGGCGCTGGCCGAGCTCGCCAAGTCCCGCACCCCGGAGGGGCTTCCGGTCGAGCTGCCCGGCCACGGGCCGGAGCTGAAGCTGCTGACCCGGGGCGCCGAAAAGGCCGGCGAAGAGGAGATCGAACGGAACCCGCGCGCCGCTTCGGTGCGGCTGCGGGCCGCAGAGAGGATCGGAGAGCCGCGATGACCGCTCCCACGAAGTCCCGCCGCCGGACGGCGCCGGCCACGCGGGGCCGCAGCGAGGCCGCCCGCACCGCGACCCCCGCCGAGCCGGACCCGCAGACCCTCCAGCCGGGCAAGGCCGCGCCGCGCCGGTCTTCGCGTGGCCGCACGACCGCGGCCGAGCGGGCCTACGCGCGCCGCGCCCAGCGCGCCGACCTGCTGAAGGAGCGTGAACCGCGCCCGCAGCCCAAGGCGGAGCCGGGAGAGCCGAAGCCGAAGCTCAAGCTGCGGCTGCCGAAGTCGCGGGCGTCCTTCGTGCTGATGATGATGGCGCTGCTGGCCGCCGGCGTGGCGACCACGCTGTGGCTGACCACGCAGGCCATCGCCGACTCCTACCGGCTGGAGCAGCTGCGCACGACCAACGCGAGCCTGGCCGAGCAGAAGGAACAGCTGCAGCGTGACGTCGCGAAGGCCGAGTCGCCCGCGTCGCTGGCCCCCGCGGCCCAGCAGCTGGGCATGGTGCCGGGCGGCGACCCGGCGCGCATCGTCGTCGGCCCGGACGGCAAGACCTCGCTCGTCGGCGAGCCCAAGAAGGCCAAGGCCGACACCCCGCCGGCGGCGGCCGCCGCGCCGCCGGTCGCCCCGGCCGAGGGCACCCAGTCGCAGCAGGGCGCCCCGGTCGAGGGCGACCAGCCCGCCGTGCCCGCCGACGAGCAGCAGCCGCCCGCCCAGCAGCCGGGGACGGGCCAGTGATGGCTTCGAACCGCGGACAGGTCCGCTCGCGCGGCGCCGGGAGCGCGCGGCGGACCTACGCGGCCGGGACCCGCAGCGCGGCCGCGCGCCGCGGCAACGGCGGCAACCGCACCCGGTTCTCCGCCGTGCGCCTGCTGCTGGTCGCCGTGCTGCTCGTCGCGGGCGCGAAACTGGTGCAGGTGCAGTGGTTCGAGGCCGGGGCGCTGTCGGCCGCGGCCGAGCGGCAGCGCACCCAGACCATCGACATCCCCGCCCAGCGCGGGTCCATTGTGGACCGCAACGGCGCGAAGCTGGCGTTCAGCGTCGAGGTCCGCACGCTCTCGGTGAACCTCAAGGCGCTGCACCGGAGCATGGACGACTTCGCCGCGAAGAACCCGGGCACCGCGAAGACGTTCGACAGCGAGACGGCCGCCGCCGCGAAGTACATCGCCGGCAAGCTGCCGGACGTGATCAGCGAGCAGCAGCTGCTGGACCTGTTCCACAAGCAGGCGTCCTTCACCTACCTGGTGAACAACGT
Proteins encoded in this region:
- the rsmH gene encoding 16S rRNA (cytosine(1402)-N(4))-methyltransferase RsmH, producing the protein MTAPEHVPVLLDRIVELFTPVFADRDGVLVDATVGLGGHSDALLEAFPRLRLVALDRDPAALEKSAERLARHGDRVDFVHTVYDGLPEALAGLGIAKADGILFDLGVSSMQLDRAERGFAYAKDSPLDMRMDPTTGFTAADVLNTYPPGELVRILRDYGEERFAQRIVKAIVAAREKEPFTRSGRLVELLYDAVPAATRRTGGHPAKRTFQALRIEVNGELEVLRRAMPAALGALAMHGRIVVESYQSLEDRLVKQALAELAKSRTPEGLPVELPGHGPELKLLTRGAEKAGEEEIERNPRAASVRLRAAERIGEPR